Proteins encoded in a region of the Planococcus shixiaomingii genome:
- a CDS encoding amylo-alpha-1,6-glucosidase, giving the protein MKLDIKEIPFSRFGSYFCISEEKDSNDIYIRDVHGGDDAPSRLFKISLLEDGVEREFDVRATEVSIQFYIKGYKDAAAEIILPKENELYIQVQNGELRLTADKGKYDSIMELKDGMFEYHIYPKELKLMLLNLEGTMDVEAPWNIIGNDFIEICLSKGHFALESYQTVYKEKEYLPFQEGKDQVAKLYNDWFQSMKPLQADDEYLPSIERAAYITWSSIVHPHGLLREPAMYMSKLWMYNIWSWDNCFNALNLGKEHPELAYSQLKIFMDTQDESGAYPDFVNDKFISYNCTKPPIFAYVYGQLMQKNDYFKEQSRIREVYESTKKVMAYYGNYRTFEGRLPHYKHGNDSGWDNASLFHEGMPVEAPDLASFLINSYDILASFAEILGEKEEAASFKEKADSMFNLLMERLHDEAGFYGRVGKDAERIANRSSLILRLPLMIAYRLDKTVADGLVADLEENFETQFGLATESPSSPYYKENGYWLGPIWAPVTYLFIHALKVNGYNDAADRLRKKFLDLTLEGGMAENFDPFTGKGLVDTSFTWTSSVFLQLLHEQYGDD; this is encoded by the coding sequence ATGAAACTCGATATTAAGGAAATCCCTTTTTCCAGATTCGGCTCTTATTTTTGCATTTCGGAAGAAAAGGATTCGAATGACATTTATATACGGGACGTCCACGGAGGCGATGATGCCCCGTCGCGGCTGTTCAAAATTTCCTTGCTGGAAGATGGAGTTGAGCGCGAGTTTGACGTCCGTGCCACAGAAGTTTCTATTCAATTTTACATAAAAGGTTATAAGGATGCAGCGGCAGAAATCATACTCCCGAAAGAAAACGAACTGTACATCCAAGTGCAGAATGGCGAATTGAGGCTGACCGCTGACAAAGGCAAATATGATTCCATCATGGAATTAAAGGACGGCATGTTTGAATACCATATCTATCCTAAAGAACTGAAGCTCATGCTGCTTAATCTTGAAGGAACAATGGATGTCGAGGCACCATGGAATATCATCGGGAATGATTTTATCGAGATTTGCTTGAGCAAAGGCCATTTCGCCTTGGAAAGCTACCAAACCGTTTACAAAGAAAAGGAATACCTGCCGTTTCAGGAAGGGAAAGATCAAGTAGCCAAGCTGTATAACGACTGGTTTCAATCGATGAAACCCCTCCAGGCAGATGATGAATACCTGCCTTCTATTGAAAGAGCGGCTTACATTACCTGGTCAAGCATCGTTCATCCGCATGGACTGCTGCGGGAACCTGCCATGTACATGTCCAAGCTATGGATGTACAATATCTGGTCTTGGGACAATTGCTTTAACGCCTTGAATTTAGGCAAGGAACACCCTGAACTGGCGTATAGCCAGCTGAAGATCTTCATGGACACACAGGACGAATCGGGGGCTTATCCGGATTTTGTGAACGATAAATTTATTTCCTATAATTGTACGAAGCCGCCTATATTTGCTTATGTGTATGGGCAGCTGATGCAAAAAAATGACTATTTCAAAGAACAGTCGCGGATACGGGAAGTCTATGAATCGACCAAAAAAGTGATGGCCTATTACGGCAACTACCGGACATTCGAAGGCCGGCTTCCGCATTACAAACACGGAAATGATTCCGGGTGGGACAACGCTTCGTTGTTCCATGAAGGCATGCCGGTGGAAGCGCCGGACTTAGCCAGTTTCCTTATCAACTCTTACGATATCCTGGCTTCTTTTGCGGAAATACTTGGTGAAAAAGAAGAAGCGGCATCCTTCAAGGAAAAAGCCGATTCCATGTTCAATCTGTTGATGGAGCGGCTGCACGATGAGGCCGGTTTTTATGGCCGTGTCGGAAAAGACGCGGAAAGAATAGCGAACCGCTCCAGCTTGATTCTTCGGCTGCCGTTAATGATTGCCTACCGGTTGGATAAAACCGTTGCGGATGGCCTTGTCGCCGATCTTGAGGAAAACTTTGAAACTCAATTTGGCCTTGCGACGGAAAGCCCTTCAAGCCCTTATTACAAAGAAAATGGCTACTGGCTTGGCCCGATTTGGGCGCCGGTTACGTATTTGTTCATTCACGCATTAAAGGTGAATGGCTACAACGATGCAGCTGACAGGCTGCGGAAAAAGTTCCTGGATCTGACGTTGGAAGGCGGCATGGCGGAAAACTTTGACCCGTTTACCGGGAAAGGATTGGTCGATACGTCCTTCACGTGGACATCGAGTGTGTTTTTGCAACTTTTACATGAACAATATGGGGATGATTAA
- a CDS encoding glycoside hydrolase family 2 TIM barrel-domain containing protein codes for MHREMKRWEDISLLAMNRLPAHSDFYRYKGITKALELAKEKSTGYQSLDGDWKFLYLQAPEYSPQHFEQAEFDITGLDNIAVPSCWQLQGYGNMHYTDVLYLFPLNPPYVPHENPTGIYFKDLILENIAEDESIVLKFNGVDSAFDLFVNGEHAGYSKVSRLPSEFDITGLVREGTNRLTVRVYQFSDGTYLEDQDMWWFSGIYRSVELFRQHKDTLQDVWIETVPDEQYKSFTFNIKGAFWTDSIKELNIKLFFKGKEELSLAVDVEEGAFQASKEIVEPLLWSAETPHLYTAVLQYDLPSGVSEAVPVRFGFRSIEIKDNEMRVNGKRIFFNGVNRHDFNPDLGRTVTYEDMLQDVLLMKQHNINAVRTAHYPNLDVFYDLCDEYGLYVINETDLECHGFENTGNYNWISDNEQWEQQYVDRAIRMVKRDRNHPSVIIWSLGNESGAGRNFTAMYDAIKETDSTRLVHYEGDRVAAYSDMYTTMYTRLNALEEIGQDAEGKKPHLLCEYGHAMGNGPGGLTEYQEVMRKYPRLQGGFIWEWYDHGIRQVDENGNTYYLYGGDYGDFPTNGNFCIDGLVFPDRTPSPALTEYKKVIEPIVTSASAGNPFRVRVKNRYDFRNLKGIQLRIRVESFSELIEEVEVELPDIPAGEEIEYTLPISQAKALGHEEVWLRLSYNEPEATNYAEKGHQITNESFLVEVTKRNKTMKDQFLTSETLIEVEETPVKLSVSSPHFKAEFSKVEGALLSLVLDGEEIIQCGPELTLWRASIDNDMYKRDAWLNKYFIKNAKEQMVSLDHQIGEGFVDVEIRKYMSSINQGWGFNVSYKYRITSHGVLNLQLSGEKVIRGKEIPEMLPRIGINMKLNQAYDEVTWYGRGDSENYQDSKRSQPIGLYTKTVEELHTDYVYPQENGSRCDVSFLALSKGEQSILVNFKEIRDFTIHDYETEALEEAKHRGKIKKSPYNVLTVDYRQSGLGSNSCGEEQLPPYVVGVEDFEMALEIRAIPKDSLIEESKFFVAR; via the coding sequence ATGCATCGAGAAATGAAACGATGGGAGGACATCAGCCTGCTCGCCATGAACAGGCTGCCTGCCCATTCCGACTTTTACAGATATAAAGGGATCACAAAAGCCCTGGAATTAGCCAAAGAAAAAAGCACAGGCTATCAAAGCCTTGATGGAGACTGGAAATTCCTTTACCTTCAGGCTCCGGAATACTCGCCTCAGCATTTTGAGCAGGCCGAATTCGATATTACCGGCTTGGACAATATTGCAGTGCCATCCTGCTGGCAGTTGCAAGGATATGGAAACATGCACTATACGGATGTTTTGTATCTCTTTCCGCTTAACCCTCCATATGTGCCGCATGAAAATCCGACCGGCATTTATTTCAAAGATTTGATTTTGGAAAATATAGCCGAAGACGAAAGCATCGTCCTGAAGTTCAACGGCGTGGATTCCGCGTTCGACCTTTTCGTCAACGGAGAACATGCGGGTTACAGCAAAGTCTCAAGGCTGCCGTCTGAATTCGACATTACCGGTCTTGTTCGGGAAGGAACAAACCGATTGACTGTCAGGGTATACCAATTCTCTGATGGAACTTATCTGGAGGATCAGGATATGTGGTGGTTTTCCGGTATTTACAGAAGTGTTGAGCTTTTCAGGCAGCATAAAGATACGCTGCAGGATGTCTGGATTGAGACGGTTCCGGATGAGCAGTATAAATCGTTCACGTTCAACATCAAAGGTGCTTTTTGGACAGACAGCATCAAAGAACTGAACATAAAACTGTTCTTTAAAGGCAAAGAGGAGCTTTCCTTGGCCGTCGATGTTGAGGAAGGAGCTTTCCAGGCAAGCAAGGAAATCGTCGAGCCGTTGCTATGGAGTGCTGAAACTCCGCATCTCTATACGGCCGTGCTGCAATACGATTTGCCGTCCGGAGTATCGGAGGCTGTGCCGGTTCGGTTCGGTTTCCGGTCAATTGAAATCAAAGACAATGAAATGAGAGTGAACGGCAAACGCATTTTCTTCAACGGAGTAAACCGCCATGACTTCAACCCGGATCTCGGAAGAACGGTTACATATGAAGATATGCTCCAGGACGTTCTGTTGATGAAGCAACACAATATCAATGCAGTGCGGACTGCTCACTACCCGAACCTGGATGTTTTTTATGATTTGTGCGACGAATACGGACTTTACGTCATCAACGAAACCGACCTGGAATGCCACGGCTTTGAAAACACCGGCAATTATAACTGGATCAGCGATAACGAACAGTGGGAGCAGCAATACGTCGACCGCGCGATCCGCATGGTGAAGAGAGACCGGAACCATCCGAGTGTCATCATCTGGTCTTTAGGAAATGAATCCGGAGCTGGCCGTAACTTTACTGCCATGTACGATGCCATCAAAGAAACAGATTCGACAAGACTGGTTCACTACGAAGGTGACCGGGTAGCCGCATATAGCGACATGTATACAACCATGTATACCAGACTTAACGCGCTCGAAGAAATCGGCCAGGATGCCGAAGGGAAAAAACCGCATTTGCTGTGCGAATATGGCCATGCCATGGGAAACGGACCTGGCGGCTTGACTGAATACCAGGAAGTCATGAGAAAGTATCCGAGATTGCAGGGCGGATTCATCTGGGAATGGTACGACCACGGCATCCGGCAAGTCGATGAAAATGGAAACACCTATTATCTTTACGGGGGGGACTACGGAGATTTCCCGACCAACGGAAACTTCTGTATAGATGGACTGGTCTTTCCGGACCGCACGCCATCCCCCGCTTTGACCGAGTATAAGAAAGTGATCGAGCCTATCGTAACGTCAGCGTCAGCGGGCAATCCGTTTCGGGTGAGAGTAAAAAACCGGTACGACTTCCGAAACTTGAAAGGCATTCAGCTTCGCATCCGGGTGGAATCATTTTCGGAATTGATCGAAGAAGTGGAAGTTGAACTGCCGGATATCCCTGCAGGCGAAGAAATCGAGTACACGTTGCCAATCAGCCAGGCGAAAGCACTTGGGCATGAAGAGGTTTGGCTGAGGTTAAGCTACAATGAACCGGAAGCTACCAACTACGCGGAAAAAGGCCATCAAATTACAAATGAAAGTTTCCTGGTTGAGGTTACGAAGCGAAATAAGACAATGAAAGATCAATTCCTTACTTCCGAAACGTTGATAGAGGTTGAAGAAACACCCGTAAAGCTTAGCGTGAGCAGCCCGCATTTCAAAGCGGAATTTTCAAAAGTTGAAGGCGCGCTTCTTTCCTTAGTTCTCGACGGAGAGGAAATCATTCAGTGTGGTCCTGAGCTGACCTTGTGGAGAGCTTCGATCGACAATGACATGTATAAACGGGATGCTTGGCTCAACAAATACTTCATTAAAAATGCCAAGGAACAAATGGTGTCGTTGGACCACCAAATTGGCGAAGGGTTTGTCGATGTGGAAATCCGAAAGTATATGTCCAGCATCAATCAAGGCTGGGGCTTTAATGTCAGTTATAAATATAGAATTACATCTCACGGCGTATTGAATCTTCAATTGTCTGGTGAAAAGGTGATCAGAGGCAAAGAAATACCGGAAATGCTGCCGAGAATTGGCATCAATATGAAACTCAATCAGGCATATGACGAAGTAACATGGTACGGCCGCGGCGATTCCGAAAATTATCAGGACTCAAAGCGCAGCCAGCCTATTGGTCTTTATACAAAAACGGTTGAAGAACTGCACACGGATTACGTGTATCCGCAGGAAAACGGCTCAAGGTGTGATGTATCTTTCTTAGCCTTGTCAAAAGGAGAGCAGTCGATTCTGGTCAACTTCAAGGAAATTCGCGACTTCACCATTCACGATTATGAAACAGAAGCTCTTGAAGAAGCGAAGCACCGCGGAAAGATCAAAAAATCACCCTATAACGTGTTGACTGTCGACTATAGACAGAGCGGCCTAGGCAGCAACAGCTGCGGCGAAGAACAGCTGCCGCCTTATGTGGTCGGGGTGGAAGATTTTGAAATGGCGCTTGAAATCAGGGCCATTCCAAAAGACAGCCTGATTGAAGAAAGCAAATTCTTTGTCGCCAGATAA
- a CDS encoding carbohydrate ABC transporter permease yields the protein MKISKRHKILVYSVLVIFSLYFIFPFLWALITAIKSEPEVFSYPPKFIPDELLFSNFVDAWNSQPFGTYFKNSVIVTVLTTIGQLISCSLVAYGFARYDFKYKNFLFVLLLSTMMIPWDVTMIPLYMQFNMLGWINTLKPLIVPAFFGSAYYIFLLRQFLMNIPKDLENAARIDGANEFQIFYKIFLPIMKAPLTLVAVLNIILVWNDYLGPLIYLQDKAKYTMTLGLASFQGVHELQIIPIMAITLVMVIPPVLVFVFAQKYIVEGISGSIK from the coding sequence ATGAAGATCTCCAAAAGGCATAAAATTCTTGTTTACTCTGTCCTTGTTATTTTTTCCCTTTACTTTATCTTTCCCTTTCTATGGGCGCTGATTACCGCTATTAAATCAGAACCTGAAGTATTTTCGTATCCGCCGAAATTTATACCGGATGAGCTATTATTCAGCAACTTCGTTGATGCCTGGAACAGCCAGCCTTTCGGGACCTACTTTAAAAATTCAGTGATTGTCACCGTATTGACGACTATCGGCCAGCTGATTTCCTGCTCTCTGGTAGCTTACGGATTTGCGAGATACGATTTCAAATACAAAAACTTTCTTTTTGTCCTCTTACTGTCAACAATGATGATTCCGTGGGACGTTACCATGATTCCGCTTTACATGCAGTTCAACATGCTTGGTTGGATCAATACGCTAAAACCGCTAATTGTTCCGGCGTTCTTTGGTTCTGCATACTATATCTTTTTGCTCCGGCAGTTCCTGATGAATATACCAAAGGATCTCGAGAATGCAGCACGCATCGACGGGGCAAACGAGTTCCAGATTTTTTATAAAATTTTCTTGCCAATTATGAAGGCGCCACTGACATTAGTAGCTGTTTTGAACATCATCTTGGTGTGGAACGATTATCTGGGCCCGTTGATTTATCTGCAAGACAAAGCGAAATATACGATGACCCTTGGACTGGCATCATTCCAGGGAGTCCATGAACTGCAAATCATCCCAATTATGGCGATTACACTGGTCATGGTCATTCCACCGGTGCTCGTCTTTGTATTTGCCCAGAAATACATCGTTGAAGGAATCAGCGGTTCAATAAAGTAA
- a CDS encoding carbohydrate ABC transporter permease: MFTKKEKKFTLIRKRVPYLFILPWIIGYIAFTLGPLAFSLVMSLFDWPIAGEAKYIGLANFTKMFTADPQFYNSLIITFKFALIFVPLNLGAALVLALLITQPIKGMKFFRTIFYLPAVVSGVAVSIVWGWMFNTEYGVFNYLLSFLGIEGPMWLVDPKWAIVAIVVASAWGVGTMMLIFYTDIKSIPQEMYEAAAIDGAGPIRQFISITIPTITPTILFNVITSVIAALQQLTLVLLLTGGGPLKSTYFYGLFVYNNAFKHHELGYASANAWFMFIIIMLFTLMIFKSSSAWVFYEAEVKKEKKDKKEKKKKREVKNNEDLQKA; encoded by the coding sequence ATGTTCACTAAAAAAGAAAAAAAGTTCACCTTAATCCGCAAGCGGGTGCCGTACTTATTTATCTTGCCATGGATTATTGGGTACATCGCATTTACGTTGGGGCCATTGGCTTTTTCGCTGGTAATGAGTCTGTTTGATTGGCCGATTGCCGGTGAAGCAAAGTATATCGGCCTAGCCAATTTCACTAAAATGTTTACGGCCGATCCTCAATTCTACAATTCACTTATTATCACGTTCAAGTTTGCTCTTATTTTCGTCCCGCTCAACCTAGGAGCCGCTTTAGTGCTTGCGCTTCTCATTACGCAGCCGATCAAAGGCATGAAATTTTTCAGGACCATCTTTTATCTGCCGGCTGTCGTCTCCGGAGTAGCAGTCTCAATCGTCTGGGGATGGATGTTCAACACCGAATACGGCGTCTTCAACTACTTGCTGTCGTTTCTGGGAATTGAAGGGCCAATGTGGCTGGTCGATCCCAAATGGGCCATTGTGGCGATCGTCGTTGCCAGCGCTTGGGGCGTAGGTACGATGATGCTGATTTTCTATACTGATATTAAAAGCATTCCACAGGAAATGTACGAAGCGGCTGCGATTGACGGGGCAGGGCCGATTCGCCAATTCATCAGCATCACGATTCCGACCATTACACCAACAATTCTCTTTAACGTGATCACTTCAGTCATTGCCGCTTTGCAGCAGTTGACGCTGGTGCTGCTCCTGACCGGAGGCGGTCCGTTAAAATCCACTTATTTCTATGGATTGTTTGTTTACAACAATGCGTTCAAGCACCATGAATTGGGATACGCCAGTGCTAACGCGTGGTTTATGTTTATCATCATCATGCTGTTTACGCTGATGATCTTTAAATCTTCCTCGGCTTGGGTCTTTTATGAAGCCGAAGTAAAAAAGGAAAAAAAGGACAAAAAAGAAAAAAAGAAAAAAAGAGAGGTAAAAAATAATGAAGATCTCCAAAAGGCATAA